One window of the Natrinema sp. CBA1119 genome contains the following:
- a CDS encoding winged helix-turn-helix domain-containing protein: MSESTRPSQRGEATGSSATPRAIIHKKILDLAEERPNTTITELAEIVNGASADLVEHVLEEYGDPARVSEKDGGDPAEELPRETGNDSNGEMEQKLTDTDLATQERELQEKPAIDPERIPEKQREILRAIYEKPEKTQKEIAEQFDVSSATICRRINDVEEFEWNNRHEFVERIFGPDKPTESEEMANETFEIGARSDTTEIRKRVQRIEERLEEQPQSRPVFGDPVLVHKVVHACMHSGQISEEEELRILRGLIGDESNTD, translated from the coding sequence ATGAGTGAGTCAACACGACCATCGCAAAGGGGGGAAGCGACTGGATCATCGGCTACGCCACGGGCGATTATACACAAGAAAATCCTCGATCTTGCGGAAGAACGACCTAATACGACCATCACGGAACTCGCAGAAATAGTCAACGGGGCATCGGCGGATCTGGTAGAACACGTTCTAGAGGAGTATGGCGATCCGGCACGGGTCTCCGAGAAAGACGGGGGAGATCCGGCAGAAGAGCTTCCGAGAGAGACGGGGAACGACTCAAACGGTGAAATGGAGCAGAAATTGACAGACACTGATTTAGCGACACAGGAGAGAGAACTACAGGAGAAACCGGCAATCGACCCCGAACGGATACCTGAAAAGCAACGAGAAATTCTCCGGGCAATTTACGAGAAACCGGAAAAAACGCAGAAGGAGATCGCTGAACAGTTCGATGTGAGTAGCGCGACGATCTGTCGACGAATAAACGACGTGGAGGAATTCGAGTGGAATAATCGTCACGAGTTCGTCGAACGAATATTCGGACCCGACAAACCGACGGAGAGCGAGGAAATGGCAAATGAGACATTCGAGATCGGAGCGAGGAGTGACACTACTGAAATTCGCAAACGGGTCCAACGGATCGAAGAACGTCTAGAAGAGCAACCGCAATCACGCCCCGTCTTCGGAGATCCCGTTCTCGTTCACAAGGTCGTTCACGCCTGCATGCACTCGGGTCAAATCTCCGAAGAGGAAGAGTTGAGAATACTGAGAGGCCTGATCGGAGACGAGTCGAATACTGACTGA
- a CDS encoding MBL fold metallo-hydrolase codes for MNDADQTVGSDRDAKIHRLEFSVDWRPGHAAAYLIADDEPILIDAGTPGERGSEELRAELADHGYVPADIEHVVLTHGHTDHVGQTRTLHEAGSPVIYAPKRMRERYERDMETVTERTRANLLENGLEPRRLESASERLLVAHRVVRESLPEEAVDVWVDDDPLTVGGRELEPIYAPGHHISHVCFGTMLDGDRVIFSGDMAIRPFRAPSLLVNFDDGVRDSVRQFRSSLDRLKTYDFDQVYPGHGPVHDQYQECLDRSITDLENKCEQCLERIESSRTTAFQIAVERAGTKREISRIFAETVGLVGYLEHHGQVQSAVEDGIRYYRRT; via the coding sequence ATGAACGACGCTGATCAGACTGTCGGTTCGGACCGCGATGCGAAGATACATCGACTAGAGTTTTCCGTCGACTGGCGACCCGGCCACGCGGCGGCGTATTTGATAGCCGACGACGAGCCGATTCTCATCGACGCGGGGACGCCAGGCGAACGCGGCTCGGAGGAATTGCGTGCGGAACTAGCCGACCACGGATACGTACCGGCCGACATCGAGCACGTCGTGCTCACGCACGGCCATACGGATCACGTCGGCCAGACGCGGACGCTCCATGAGGCAGGATCGCCGGTGATCTACGCGCCGAAACGAATGCGAGAACGATACGAACGGGACATGGAAACGGTCACCGAGCGAACGCGGGCGAACCTCCTCGAGAACGGCCTCGAACCTCGTCGTCTGGAGTCCGCCAGCGAACGATTGCTCGTCGCCCATCGGGTCGTTCGCGAATCCCTTCCCGAAGAAGCAGTCGACGTCTGGGTCGACGACGACCCTCTCACTGTTGGCGGACGCGAATTGGAACCGATCTACGCCCCGGGCCATCACATCAGTCACGTCTGTTTCGGGACGATGCTCGACGGCGACCGAGTGATTTTCTCCGGCGACATGGCGATACGACCGTTTCGCGCACCATCGCTGCTCGTTAACTTCGACGACGGCGTAAGGGATAGCGTGCGGCAGTTCCGTTCCTCGCTAGACCGACTCAAAACCTACGACTTCGATCAGGTATACCCCGGACATGGGCCGGTACACGATCAGTATCAGGAGTGTCTCGACCGATCGATAACGGACCTCGAGAACAAATGCGAGCAATGCCTCGAACGGATCGAATCCAGCCGAACCACGGCCTTTCAAATCGCCGTAGAGAGAGCGGGAACGAAACGGGAGATCAGCCGAATCTTCGCGGAAACCGTCGGCCTCGTCGGATATCTCGAACACCACGGCCAAGTACAGAGCGCCGTCGAGGACGGCATTCGGTACTACAGACGAACCTGA
- a CDS encoding phosphotransferase family protein has translation MSENDQTYFDRLVDLDALEAFFEEHIGPSDRFDVDRHPGGHSNETLFVTWGDRDLVIRRPPPGETADTAHDVIREYTVLEALQGTDVPVPTTVVASENEDVIGSEFYVMERMEGTVIRDDEPDRFGQPEYRRRVGEEMIDTLASIHTVDYEAIGLDEFGHPDGFTQRQVDRWQQQYEWAFEATTEERSIPEVREVTEWLQDHVPSNPPQTLVHGDYKLDNVMFGPELPPTITAVLDWEMSTLGDPFTDLGWLLSYWPDQGDETTTVGTAGDAAYLLQDGYRTRETLVERYESATGFSFENDRFYRALAYYKLGAIGEMFFRRHIEGNADDEHYPIMEQRVPELAERALHVINDDE, from the coding sequence ATGAGTGAAAACGACCAGACGTACTTCGACCGACTCGTCGATCTCGACGCGCTCGAAGCGTTTTTCGAAGAACACATCGGTCCGTCGGACCGATTCGACGTTGATCGACACCCGGGAGGGCATTCCAACGAAACGTTGTTCGTTACGTGGGGTGATCGAGACCTCGTAATCCGGCGTCCGCCGCCGGGCGAAACCGCCGACACCGCACACGACGTAATTCGCGAGTACACGGTACTCGAGGCGCTCCAGGGGACGGACGTGCCGGTTCCGACGACGGTGGTTGCCAGCGAGAACGAGGACGTTATCGGCTCCGAGTTCTACGTGATGGAGCGGATGGAAGGGACCGTAATTCGGGACGACGAACCCGATCGATTCGGGCAACCGGAGTATCGACGGCGAGTGGGAGAGGAGATGATCGATACGCTGGCGTCCATCCACACCGTCGATTACGAAGCCATCGGTCTCGACGAATTCGGTCATCCCGACGGCTTTACGCAGCGGCAAGTCGACCGATGGCAGCAACAGTACGAGTGGGCGTTCGAGGCCACCACCGAGGAACGCTCCATCCCCGAAGTACGCGAAGTGACCGAGTGGCTTCAGGACCACGTCCCGTCGAATCCACCGCAGACGCTCGTACACGGCGACTATAAACTGGATAACGTGATGTTCGGTCCGGAACTGCCCCCGACAATCACGGCGGTTTTGGACTGGGAGATGTCGACGCTCGGTGATCCGTTTACGGACCTCGGCTGGTTACTCTCGTACTGGCCAGACCAGGGTGACGAAACGACCACTGTCGGCACCGCCGGCGATGCCGCCTATCTCCTCCAGGACGGATATCGGACCCGAGAGACGCTCGTCGAACGGTACGAGTCGGCGACGGGATTCAGTTTCGAGAACGACCGCTTCTATCGCGCGCTCGCGTACTACAAACTTGGTGCGATCGGTGAGATGTTCTTCCGGCGCCACATAGAAGGGAACGCCGACGACGAGCACTATCCGATAATGGAGCAACGCGTTCCCGAACTCGCCGAGCGAGCACTCCACGTGATCAACGACGACGAGTGA
- a CDS encoding SDR family NAD(P)-dependent oxidoreductase, with product MDLGINDRTAVVTGGAGRIGSADCRTLAEEGANVVVLDVDEDGASEVAEEVNETAGGGDAIPLLCDLTDRDDVQESMDAVRDEFGGVDILINNAAMVDARNRIADFDDETWDRDVEINLTGTYNISKEVFPKMCDRGWGRVINMSSMAGWYGGFGQFSYSATKAAMLGVGKTMALEGAQSGVTSNVIAPNIVVDQWSDMTPDELRENVDEYFARIAEATPMRRLGSEDDVANMIAYLSSEQASYVTGQVIGVTGGIDLFSF from the coding sequence ATGGATTTAGGTATCAACGACAGAACCGCCGTCGTTACCGGCGGTGCCGGACGAATCGGAAGCGCAGATTGTCGAACGCTCGCGGAAGAGGGCGCAAACGTCGTCGTCCTCGACGTCGACGAAGACGGTGCCTCCGAAGTCGCCGAAGAGGTAAACGAAACGGCAGGCGGAGGAGACGCCATCCCGCTGCTTTGTGATTTGACCGACAGGGACGACGTACAGGAATCGATGGACGCCGTTCGAGACGAGTTCGGCGGCGTCGACATTCTCATCAACAACGCCGCGATGGTGGACGCGCGCAACCGCATCGCCGACTTCGACGATGAGACCTGGGATCGGGACGTCGAGATTAACCTGACCGGAACGTACAACATCAGCAAAGAGGTCTTCCCGAAGATGTGTGACCGCGGTTGGGGTCGCGTCATCAACATGTCGTCGATGGCCGGCTGGTACGGCGGGTTCGGCCAATTCTCGTACTCGGCGACGAAAGCGGCGATGCTCGGCGTCGGAAAGACGATGGCGCTCGAAGGCGCACAGTCCGGAGTCACATCGAACGTCATCGCTCCGAACATCGTCGTCGATCAGTGGTCCGATATGACGCCAGACGAACTCCGCGAAAACGTCGACGAGTACTTCGCCCGAATCGCGGAGGCAACACCGATGCGACGCCTCGGTAGTGAGGACGACGTTGCGAACATGATTGCCTATCTCAGTTCGGAGCAGGCGTCGTACGTGACTGGACAGGTCATCGGCGTGACCGGCGGCATCGACCTCTTCTCGTTCTAA
- a CDS encoding TIGR04024 family LLM class F420-dependent oxidoreductase, protein MSNSVEIDLTLSPGRHDTLDELAAVAQRAETLGFETLSFGEVTGWDSIALLTILADRTDDIRISDEVIGPYSRSPSQIAQAAGSIQTHADGRFRLGIGTSSPAIVEGWHGLDFDRPLRRLRETIEIVDMATAGESVDYDGEIFELDGMSLELPTPIEIPIDVAALGPKGVELAGRFADGWVPQLFTPDGLERRMEDLRRGAEMANRDPESLRTSVLLRACALEDGDRARALGRQHVAFMISVYGPFYRRSIAEQGYQEMVEEVRSRWFDGDREAAMEAINAEVLDGLVACGTPEEVNAVIDDFAAVDGCDAVRIGWLGPAEDDAIDATMEAVAPSDR, encoded by the coding sequence ATGTCAAACAGCGTCGAAATCGACCTGACACTGTCGCCCGGGCGCCACGACACGCTGGACGAATTGGCCGCCGTCGCCCAGCGGGCCGAAACGCTCGGCTTCGAAACCCTGAGTTTCGGGGAGGTAACGGGATGGGATAGCATCGCCCTCCTTACGATACTCGCCGACCGAACCGACGACATCCGCATTTCCGACGAGGTAATCGGCCCGTACTCCAGATCGCCGAGCCAAATCGCACAGGCCGCAGGATCGATACAGACGCACGCAGACGGACGCTTTCGGCTAGGGATCGGAACTAGTTCGCCAGCTATCGTCGAGGGGTGGCACGGGCTCGATTTCGACCGGCCGTTACGGAGGCTACGGGAAACGATCGAGATCGTCGACATGGCGACTGCCGGCGAGAGCGTCGACTACGACGGCGAGATATTCGAACTCGACGGCATGTCCCTCGAGCTACCCACCCCGATAGAGATACCGATCGACGTTGCCGCGCTCGGCCCGAAAGGCGTGGAACTCGCAGGGCGGTTCGCAGACGGGTGGGTCCCGCAGCTGTTTACGCCGGACGGACTCGAACGACGGATGGAGGACCTCCGTCGAGGCGCCGAAATGGCCAACCGGGATCCGGAATCGCTGCGTACCTCGGTTCTACTCCGAGCGTGTGCGCTCGAGGACGGCGACCGGGCTAGGGCCCTCGGTCGACAACACGTCGCGTTCATGATATCCGTCTACGGGCCGTTCTATCGCCGGTCGATCGCAGAGCAGGGATACCAGGAGATGGTCGAAGAGGTACGGAGTCGCTGGTTCGATGGGGATCGCGAGGCAGCTATGGAGGCCATCAATGCGGAGGTCCTCGACGGGCTCGTCGCCTGTGGGACGCCCGAAGAGGTGAATGCAGTCATCGATGATTTCGCCGCTGTTGATGGGTGCGATGCCGTTCGAATCGGCTGGCTTGGTCCCGCGGAAGACGATGCGATCGACGCGACCATGGAGGCCGTTGCGCCGTCCGATCGCTGA
- a CDS encoding thiolase family protein, with product MKNAVIVDAVRTPFGKRDGSFRDTHPQDLAAEPLKALRERNGFDPETIEDVIYGCVSPVDEQGLNVGRLAPMVAGWGDIVPGVQLNRMCGSGQQATNFAAANVMADQHDVLIAGGVEHMTRVPMGSDANSDSLTDTYFEHFDERTNQGEGAERIAEEWDLSRTELDEIAVDSQQRWKRAWDEGRYDDQVIPVETELDGDDVVVEQDEHPRPGTDLETLSNLPLSFREEGDGFHHPGNSSGIVDGSSALLIASEEAAAEHGWDPMARIRQTEVVGVDPVTMLKGPIPATEQVLEKADMTVGDIDLFEVNEAFASVVGAWLEESGASWENVNVNGGAIAHGHPLGATGAMLLTKLAHELERTGQDTALSTMCIGFGQGVATIIERV from the coding sequence ATGAAAAACGCTGTCATTGTTGACGCAGTGCGAACTCCGTTCGGGAAACGAGATGGATCGTTCCGCGATACGCATCCACAGGATCTCGCTGCGGAGCCGCTTAAGGCGCTCCGAGAACGGAACGGGTTCGACCCGGAGACGATCGAAGACGTCATCTACGGGTGCGTGAGCCCGGTCGACGAACAGGGACTGAACGTCGGTCGGCTCGCACCGATGGTCGCGGGCTGGGGCGATATCGTTCCGGGCGTCCAACTCAACCGAATGTGTGGTTCCGGTCAGCAAGCGACTAACTTTGCGGCTGCAAACGTCATGGCCGACCAACACGACGTCCTCATCGCGGGCGGCGTCGAGCACATGACTCGCGTTCCGATGGGATCCGACGCGAACTCGGACAGCCTCACGGACACGTACTTCGAGCATTTCGACGAACGGACGAATCAGGGCGAGGGTGCCGAACGCATCGCCGAAGAGTGGGATCTCTCCCGAACGGAACTCGACGAGATCGCCGTCGATTCCCAGCAGCGCTGGAAGCGGGCCTGGGACGAGGGACGCTACGACGATCAGGTAATTCCTGTCGAGACCGAACTCGACGGGGATGACGTCGTCGTGGAGCAAGACGAACATCCCCGACCGGGAACCGATCTCGAGACGCTTTCGAACCTGCCGCTGTCGTTCCGTGAGGAAGGGGACGGGTTCCACCATCCCGGGAACTCCTCCGGAATCGTCGACGGATCGTCCGCCTTGCTCATCGCGAGCGAGGAAGCCGCTGCGGAACACGGCTGGGACCCGATGGCCCGTATTCGGCAGACGGAGGTCGTCGGCGTCGATCCGGTGACGATGCTCAAGGGCCCGATTCCGGCAACCGAACAGGTCCTCGAGAAGGCGGATATGACTGTCGGCGATATCGATCTCTTTGAGGTCAACGAGGCGTTCGCGTCGGTCGTCGGCGCGTGGCTCGAGGAGTCGGGCGCGTCCTGGGAGAACGTCAACGTCAACGGCGGGGCGATCGCCCACGGTCACCCGCTGGGCGCGACCGGCGCGATGTTGCTGACCAAACTCGCCCACGAACTCGAGCGCACGGGCCAGGATACCGCGCTGTCGACGATGTGTATCGGATTCGGCCAGGGTGTCGCAACGATCATCGAACGGGTCTGA
- a CDS encoding class I adenylate-forming enzyme family protein — MNGLTVGYLAERNGRKYPEREAAIHRTENGRVTEYTFAEFDDRTNRIANGLRERGVDEGDTVALYMKNNVETLEVFLAVMKLGALPVPINHRFKGEEVIYVLEDSNPQTAIVDEFGADTIADIHDHPDVPVETFLYVGEEAPSFAVDYETVVTNASDAPVDIVPGRNDDAALMYTSGTTGKPKGCIFTHDNLITLAADGVYEGDHIEQGNRHMIITPLFHVGAFVPFITNFYAGGTTIVVDGFDPEQVLDYIEAESINSSYFVPTQSRQLLAVDGLEEYDFSSFESYGTGAAPSGPELKRDIIETFETDLVESFGQTEALSTRLPPDRTIDKAESVGRPALNLEMKVVDSDGSRVPRGEIGRAGYKGPSVFAGYHGMPEKTAEVFDEDGWFISDDLIRRDEEGFVYFVGRADDMIVSGGENIHPTEIEEVLHEHPAVDEVAIVGVPDETWGERVKAAIVPREETSDLDKEEIVSYVEERIASYKKPREVEFRTALPRNPTGKVLKGKLK, encoded by the coding sequence ATGAATGGGCTTACAGTCGGCTATCTGGCCGAACGAAACGGGCGGAAGTATCCCGAGCGAGAAGCGGCGATTCACCGAACGGAAAACGGACGCGTAACGGAATACACGTTCGCGGAATTCGACGACCGAACGAACCGAATCGCGAACGGCTTGCGGGAACGCGGCGTCGACGAGGGGGACACCGTCGCGCTGTATATGAAGAACAACGTCGAGACGCTCGAGGTCTTCCTCGCCGTGATGAAACTCGGCGCGCTTCCGGTCCCGATTAACCACCGATTCAAAGGCGAGGAGGTGATATACGTGCTCGAGGACAGCAATCCTCAAACGGCAATCGTGGACGAGTTCGGAGCTGACACGATCGCCGATATTCACGATCATCCCGACGTTCCCGTCGAGACGTTCCTGTACGTTGGCGAGGAAGCGCCGTCGTTCGCCGTCGATTACGAGACGGTCGTGACGAACGCGTCGGATGCGCCGGTCGATATCGTTCCCGGACGGAACGACGACGCAGCCTTGATGTACACGAGCGGAACGACCGGAAAGCCGAAAGGGTGCATCTTCACGCACGACAATCTGATCACGCTTGCGGCCGACGGCGTCTACGAGGGGGACCACATTGAGCAGGGGAACCGTCACATGATCATAACCCCGCTGTTTCACGTCGGCGCGTTTGTTCCGTTCATCACGAATTTCTACGCTGGCGGAACGACGATCGTCGTCGATGGATTCGACCCAGAGCAAGTTCTCGATTACATCGAAGCGGAGTCGATCAATTCGTCGTACTTCGTCCCGACACAGAGTCGGCAACTGCTCGCGGTCGACGGTCTCGAAGAGTACGACTTCTCGAGTTTCGAGAGCTATGGAACCGGAGCGGCGCCGTCGGGCCCGGAGCTCAAACGCGATATCATCGAGACGTTCGAGACGGATCTCGTCGAGAGCTTCGGACAGACGGAAGCGCTGTCGACGCGCCTTCCGCCGGATCGGACGATCGACAAGGCGGAGAGCGTGGGGCGACCCGCCCTCAACCTCGAAATGAAAGTCGTCGATTCGGACGGGAGTCGCGTCCCGCGCGGTGAGATCGGGCGCGCGGGCTACAAGGGTCCGTCAGTGTTCGCGGGCTATCACGGTATGCCCGAGAAGACGGCCGAGGTCTTCGACGAGGACGGCTGGTTCATTTCGGACGACCTCATCCGGCGGGACGAAGAGGGGTTCGTGTACTTCGTCGGCCGTGCGGACGATATGATCGTTTCCGGCGGCGAAAACATTCACCCGACGGAAATCGAAGAGGTATTGCACGAACACCCGGCGGTAGACGAAGTGGCAATCGTCGGCGTTCCGGACGAAACGTGGGGTGAACGCGTCAAAGCTGCCATCGTTCCACGCGAGGAGACCTCCGATCTCGACAAGGAGGAGATCGTCTCGTACGTCGAAGAGCGGATTGCGAGCTACAAGAAACCGCGCGAAGTCGAGTTCCGAACGGCGCTTCCGCGAAATCCGACGGGAAAAGTGCTGAAAGGCAAGCTCAAGTGA
- a CDS encoding enoyl-CoA hydratase/isomerase family protein, with protein sequence MREIGSGNVLVEIDEHRADIVLNRPEKRNAMNEALLTDLKQAITEVDSDESVRAITLLGEGPVFCAGMDLEMMRDRGEQAQQRESRSTGSQGDLLGDVVDAIETARVPTVVGIKRAAPAGAFELSLPADFRIISEDAQYGVIEVKLGTFPHGGATQRLPRMIGLAKAKELVLSGEFIDPEEAKQIGLVNEVCDAEVVDDRARELADDLAENAPLGMERARKALNAALETPLDEGLAYENALGKQLDDTHDYTEGFTARLEDREPEFEGR encoded by the coding sequence ATGCGCGAGATAGGAAGCGGCAACGTACTTGTGGAGATCGACGAACACCGTGCCGATATCGTTCTAAATCGACCGGAGAAGCGCAACGCGATGAACGAGGCCCTGCTGACCGACCTGAAGCAGGCGATTACCGAAGTGGATTCGGACGAGAGCGTTCGCGCGATCACGTTACTCGGTGAGGGTCCAGTATTCTGTGCCGGGATGGACCTCGAAATGATGCGTGACCGGGGAGAGCAAGCCCAGCAACGGGAATCACGCAGTACTGGCTCCCAGGGAGATCTACTCGGGGATGTCGTCGACGCAATCGAAACGGCTCGCGTCCCAACCGTCGTTGGGATCAAACGAGCCGCGCCCGCTGGAGCGTTCGAACTGTCCCTCCCCGCGGACTTCCGGATCATCTCGGAAGATGCACAGTACGGCGTTATCGAGGTGAAACTCGGTACGTTCCCGCACGGTGGCGCGACACAGCGGCTCCCTCGCATGATCGGACTGGCAAAAGCCAAAGAGCTGGTCCTCAGCGGGGAGTTCATCGACCCTGAAGAAGCTAAGCAAATCGGGCTAGTAAACGAGGTATGCGATGCGGAAGTCGTCGACGACCGTGCTCGTGAGCTCGCGGACGATCTCGCCGAGAACGCGCCACTTGGCATGGAGCGGGCCCGCAAAGCGCTCAACGCTGCCTTGGAAACCCCACTCGACGAGGGACTCGCTTACGAAAACGCCCTCGGGAAACAACTCGACGACACACACGACTACACGGAAGGGTTCACGGCGCGCCTCGAGGATCGCGAACCCGAGTTCGAAGGCCGGTAA
- a CDS encoding inositol monophosphatase family protein, whose amino-acid sequence MIGRRLATTEELIVLVSPDSDEELATIEEWGRTRSISVNAVDVGNDIDSIYEPGTEYLGVTLGGDGTYLEGVRQFSPKEIPILGVNAGSLAFLASISPTDLTAALTEAVSGKATIDQRQQLQVTADGVDCTGINDVMIEHVPPENPVDRKITRLEVYADDEFIGEYEGNGLAVSTPTGSTGVSLSAGGPIHYPKNNTSLQVVPLHTHRLGVRPLIVDAGTTLQVVSEGPANLLVDGGRAQTRLGEADVVTIEGAGTAAHVVNTSYDDDFFTSVSEKLGWSVREDRDDTGSSDVGTRTDGTHDEQPFLERAKQAAMDAARAAGPALRELHGQTESIEFKSDKSDIVTEADYKSENIITTVLESEFPDHGIRSEEDVQRDGSSEYTWSVDPLDGTGNFAHGNPNYSISIALLENETPVVGVVYAPETDEMFSAISGEEAMLNGTPLTTTERTSLDECMLLSGYDPDGTFLSHSYHEARGVRRLGSAALNLCYLAAGSADAVWEYDTYPWDVNAGLVIACTAGATVTTADGTQYEPNVGLDTRNELLGSNGPLHETLLSHLQGADALRSTATGLTD is encoded by the coding sequence ATGATTGGAAGACGACTCGCCACCACGGAAGAGCTCATCGTCCTCGTCAGTCCCGACAGCGACGAGGAACTCGCGACTATCGAAGAGTGGGGACGAACGCGAAGCATTTCTGTCAACGCGGTCGACGTCGGCAACGATATCGACTCGATCTACGAGCCAGGCACCGAATATCTCGGCGTCACGCTCGGCGGCGACGGGACATACCTCGAGGGAGTTCGGCAGTTCAGTCCCAAAGAGATACCGATTCTCGGGGTCAACGCCGGCAGTCTCGCGTTCCTCGCGAGCATCTCGCCGACCGATCTCACCGCCGCCCTCACGGAAGCAGTCTCCGGGAAGGCGACGATCGATCAGCGACAGCAACTGCAGGTCACTGCGGATGGCGTCGACTGTACGGGTATCAACGACGTGATGATCGAACACGTCCCGCCCGAGAACCCGGTCGACCGAAAGATCACGCGGCTGGAAGTGTACGCTGACGACGAGTTCATCGGTGAATACGAAGGAAACGGGCTCGCAGTATCGACGCCGACGGGTTCGACTGGCGTCTCGCTATCGGCCGGCGGCCCCATCCACTATCCGAAGAACAACACTTCGCTGCAGGTCGTCCCGCTTCACACCCATCGACTCGGCGTGCGGCCCCTCATCGTCGATGCGGGGACGACCCTTCAAGTCGTCTCCGAAGGGCCAGCGAACCTGCTCGTCGACGGTGGTCGTGCCCAGACGAGGCTCGGGGAAGCGGATGTCGTCACGATAGAGGGGGCAGGAACGGCAGCCCACGTCGTCAATACGAGCTACGACGACGACTTCTTTACCTCGGTTTCCGAAAAGCTGGGGTGGAGCGTCCGCGAAGACCGGGACGACACCGGATCCAGTGACGTGGGAACTCGAACCGACGGAACTCACGACGAGCAACCGTTCTTGGAGCGAGCGAAGCAAGCGGCGATGGACGCTGCCCGAGCAGCGGGGCCCGCACTTCGGGAACTCCATGGACAGACCGAATCGATCGAATTTAAGTCGGACAAGTCGGACATCGTCACCGAGGCCGACTATAAGTCCGAGAACATCATCACAACGGTCCTCGAGAGCGAATTCCCCGATCACGGAATCCGATCCGAAGAGGACGTCCAACGGGACGGCTCGAGCGAGTACACGTGGTCGGTCGATCCCCTCGACGGTACCGGTAATTTCGCGCACGGGAACCCAAACTACTCCATCTCGATCGCGCTGCTCGAAAACGAAACCCCCGTCGTGGGGGTCGTGTACGCGCCCGAAACCGACGAGATGTTCAGCGCGATCAGCGGCGAGGAGGCGATGCTCAACGGTACACCCCTTACCACGACCGAGCGAACGTCCCTCGACGAGTGTATGCTACTCTCCGGATACGATCCGGACGGAACGTTCTTGTCCCACAGTTACCACGAAGCCCGAGGCGTTCGTCGGCTCGGCTCTGCTGCACTAAACCTCTGTTATCTCGCAGCCGGCAGCGCGGACGCCGTCTGGGAGTATGATACCTATCCCTGGGATGTCAACGCAGGGCTGGTCATCGCTTGCACGGCAGGGGCGACCGTAACGACGGCCGACGGCACTCAGTACGAGCCAAACGTCGGCCTCGACACGCGAAACGAACTGCTCGGATCGAACGGTCCACTGCACGAGACGCTACTCTCGCATCTGCAGGGAGCCGATGCGCTCCGCTCGACGGCTACGGGTCTGACCGACTGA